In a single window of the Sander lucioperca isolate FBNREF2018 chromosome 19, SLUC_FBN_1.2, whole genome shotgun sequence genome:
- the LOC116066306 gene encoding uncharacterized protein LOC116066306 isoform X4, giving the protein MSAKSVQSHVSQISIKSAKRAPSALSTKSAKSHASTKYVKSKASEAQSGKGTGTPDEGDDEEEVQERAQSATSAKTAKSTISVKSTKSKGLGGPADENRSDHEEHAERAPSNISIRSAKSTKSNVSATSGRSKNSEVPLENGVDNPEERVVEGESEGRVMSSMSAQSVQSTISARSNKSKCSAHVAAEESSESADDKNDKQQTEERAPSALSAKSAKSHASTNSTKSKASEVQSGKGTVTPDEGDDEEEAQERAQSATSAKTSKSSISSKSAKSTGLDSPAEENISDHEEHAERAPSNISVRSAKSTKSTISAASKKSKASDIPTDHVADSPEKANEEELDKSRSVSSMSVHSNKSNVTERSSMSKCSADVPVEESITRPKSHASTVSMKSNASNVPPDTNTPKGSNDEEDTLDRAESAMTAKSTISAKSNMSEVLASPTEECACDSLERASSNMSIKSAKSNVSEISKKSKDSDIASEHSNEIADAENEGRVSSISAQSVKSNISARSKKSKCSDVPAEESSESPSEKNGKEQTEERASSCISLRSVESHVSERSFKSKASGVTTDDVGDHEETTKRAPSTFSAKSAKSRASAKSSKSNVSSVQTTGICDEGNDKEETQERAQSAMSAKSTQSAMSIKPSKLNVCDVPSVENMSNNENTVQRPQSTLSAKSARSSKSRQSNISAKSSKSKQSNTHGEENHEETMERSPSSTSIKSANSRQSNASAVSKKAKAAEDGTNIVNENTEDTEVRATSSMSAKSVKSNVTSISTKSKASHNPQNVNGEEDGGNEENVADCEETKERTPSAMSIKSLKSDLSLRSMKSKVSEQTAETHTEEVDQSERTLSVLSVKSNASTRTKSNISEITPSERTAQDEENEVRVCSAMSTKSAKSNNSTKFNKLIASEIPTIEGSDTLYEGNAQEKSKRAPSAMSAKSNMSVRSKKSKVSDVPADVNTSEKEERTLSPVSAKSNRSEMLRTSEIPALTVEESEDRAPTTMSSRSKVSSHKSTASGAKKKKSEGQPKSSLFVKSNQSVKSRKSKVTDILTDECVENKEESIHVPAEEKTSVSPITAGEVVNCVSETCQSAQQPKENKRHVICHAESNESDLSQTLSSSDIVKEIEISSVGESKSSVSKRITNGPLKTRSVKDNKSDKSSKCRYKNTNADDFKLVPSSLPNASPTEVVNEWLNSIPADGDMYGMEEFNENCDGQKQVHTTEEMTRIEDTGNDDSAVENTKDTNEGVMVNSFPNDDIQTSTEAPNADNSPTCTQRDDAAKIFNSSVQVMKVLLNPKLDRSNSLPEISPVYGRKLSTSARGLLDCLVKLQLIDNNPKNANEKDARYQELMNILQSLWLCDPPENEHVFKKGDHHSVDDEFIHTSSSGVDVNSGSTGSGNSSDGVNGNVSHAHTSAETLRKIPEVCEGEADAEAEAKLTSEREVEAMYEEKQKEDDPDPDDTITGNDSPRELPTTPPSSNKSSNKSSENDNKIISQDPDPVWVLNLLTKIEKQFMTHYINAMREFKVRWKLDNNEQLDMMIGELKTEIHKRIQTSINRELRHIQCKAGPPRPPKEAMSRASTTQTEERRQRLKIMLKQSIDHQAEKSDYSATETSYSDQRSENDDEFCPCETCIQKKITYRPPLPAEVMNTAPVVMDFDLKRILLMKNSGPCNTQTVTCTSHSENNTETKVAETLVERVIFKAVREMEGDDVHHDAEDDFAVVEDDVCQDAGQDDESENNEAEDVHTVLAEQTVAEETVNVFSVDNNEEISKTEDEMTDNESGDIGMVEDESIAEDACTAELMNAEEDDVTVTAEELSKEPAEEAETEDEIDVEREIAVYELKEETAEATTAQDENAGEEDDVAATTEDESDKDDAVEEGTVDEEEIAATSADESADENDATADESSKEPAEVPTTEDEMAVEEETAVTDKDESKDEIAEEEIETEETAVAPTTENESDNEEAVEEESKEELAEATKAEENTAEESDVAVTTEDECDEDEAAMNDREETADNDQATSAEDEIAVEKDDVTSEGEAEDNNVAEQADVEATTDHESDKDAAVEATNADESESEVKDRADKATSEDEIAEEKENAVTSEDEMKEEEEEEEEEEEEDEDEDEEKEAEAGDATTADEENAEDVADTTEHESDKDAAVEATSADESESEVKETANKATSEDEMEEEAGDATTADEENAADTTEHESEKEAVTTDEDDTKEEAAELDTATEKENSGEEEIIKADNESKEEEVEENTELVEKDDNVEAESESAIEVSSKAVTENESEEESDESATDENESVNNATTDANETAGEEDTSQVINDESGETHSETKAENETVDESAGEDENAEEDKVATDENGTLSEAERIEVTSAETKSSAEGSAAEDSVHEEEKVEEDDNESHNKELEEGETTGEESEQAENENCTGAETTGDEIEERETAEEESGEAEMAGNEITESGAGEECGADGVSAGEEDGEAQTGREECTDNTEDESEDNTQQLADGEEKGDMTEEHQEDAITETNDETEGPDDVVELKPDEEEILENNDENKLIMEDVDDNNDEQGTNLTQCECINIPNESHDNDEDVEASEREEETETANEGNQGDSADGEDEAEEYSDEPEEETDYGEKDFVPSKTDNQEAAKRAAAKTTLIPLDTLIQVNAESEDGTYADVEDSETDTNSQEEVTSLELKALKNISS; this is encoded by the exons ATGTCAGCCAAATCAGTCCAGTCACACGTATCTCAAATATCTATAAAGTCTGCAAAGAGAGCACCAAGTGCTTTGTCAACTAAATCAGCAAAGTCACATGCTTCTACAAAATATGTCAAATCAAAAGCTTCTGAAGCTCAGTCTGGCAAAGGTACTGGCACTCCTGATGAaggagatgatgaagaggaagttCAAGAGAGAGCACAGAGTGCTACGTCAGCCAAAACTGCAAAGTCAACTATTTCTGTCAAATCTACAAAGTCAAAAGGACTTGGTGGTCCAGCTGATGAAAATAGATCTGATCATGAGGAACATGCAGAGAGAGCTCCAAGCAATATATCAATCAGATCAGCAAAATCAACAAAGTCTAATGTTTCTGCAACATCTGGAAGATCGAAAAATTCTGAAGTTCCCTTAGAAAACGGTGTTGACAATCCTGAGGAAAGAGTTGTTGAAGGGGAGAGTGAAGGGAGAGTAATGAGCTCAATGTCAGCACAGTCTGTTCAATCAACCATTTCTGCAAGAtcaaacaagtcaaaatgttCTGCTCATGTTGCAGCGGAAGAAAGCTCTGAGAGTGCTGAtgataaaaatgacaaacagCAAACTGAAGAAAGAGCACCAAGTGCTTTGTCAGCTAAATCAGCAAAGTCACATGCTTCTACAAATTCTACCAAATCAAAAGCTTCCGAAGTTCAGTCTGGCAAAGGTACTGTCACTCCTGATGAaggagatgatgaagaggaagctcaagAGAGGGCACAGAGTGCTACGTCAGCTAAAACTTCAAAGTCATCTATTTCTTCAAAGTCTGCTAAGTCAACAGGACTTGATAGTCCAGCTGAGGAAAATATATCTGATCATGAGGAACATGCAGAGAGAGCTCCGAGCAATATATCAGTCAGATCAGCAAAATCAACAAAGTCAACTATTTCAGCAGCATCTAAGAAATCAAAAGCTTCAGACATTCCTACTGATCACGTTGCTGATTCTCCTGAAAAAGCAAATGAAGAGGAGCTCGATAAAAGCAGATCAGTAAGTTCAATGTCAGTCCATTCAAACAAGTCAAATGTTACTGAAAGATCAAGTATGTCAAAATGTTCAGCTGATGTTCCAGTTGAAGAAAGCATTACCAGACCTAAGTCACATGCTTCTACAGTATCTATGAA ATCAAATGCTTCTAACGTTCCTCCTGATACTAATACTCCCAAGGGAAGCAATGATGAGGAAGACACCTTAGACAGAGCAGAGAGTGCAATGACTGCAAAGTCAACTATTTCTGCAAAATCAAATATGTCAGAAGTCTTGGCTTCCCCAACTGAAGAATGTGCTTGTGATTCTCTGGAAAGAGCTTCAAGCAATATGTCAATCAAATCAGCAAAATCAAATGTTTCTGAAATATCTAAGAAATCAAAAGACTCTGACATCGCTTCTGAACACAGTAATGAAATCGCTGATGCAGAGAATGAAGGGAGAGTGAGCTCAATATCAGCTCAGTCAGTCAAGTCAAATATATCTGCCAGATCAAAAAAGTCCAAATGTTCTGATGTTCCAGCTGAAGAAAGCTCTGAGAGCCCCTCTGAAAAAAATGGCAAAGAGCAAACTGAAGAAAGAGCATCAAGCTGCATTTCACTCAGATCGGTTGAGTCTCATGTTTCTGAAAGATCTTTTAAGTCAAAAGCCTCTGGTGTTACGACTGATGATGTGGGTGATCATGAGGAAACTACAAAGAGAGCCCCTAGCACCTTTTCAGCTAAATCAGCAAAGTCTCGTGCTTCAGCAAAATCTTCAAAATCAAATGTTTCTTCTGTCCAAACTACTGGCATTTGTGATGAAGGGAATGATAAAGAGGAAACTCAAGAGAGAGCACAGAGTGCAATGTCAGCCAAATCCACACAGTCAGCCATGTCGATAAAACCAAGCAAGTTAAACGTTTGTGATGTTCCTTCAGTAGAAAACATGTCAAATAATGAGAACACTGTACAAAGACCACAAAGCACCCTGTCAGCTAAATCAGCCAGATCTTCCAAATCAAGACAGTCAAATATTTCTGCAAAGTCTAGTAAGTCAAAACAATCTAATACTCATGGGGAAGAGAATCATGAGGAGACTATGGAGAGATCACCAAGCAGTACTTCCATCAAATCAGCAAACTCAAGACAGTCAAATGCTTCAGCAGTATCAAAGAAAGCAAAAGCTGCTGAAGATGGCACTAACATTGTGAATGAAAACACTGAAGACACAGAGGTGAGAGCAACAAGCTCAATGTCTGCCAAATCAGTGAAGTCAAATGTCACATCAATATCTACAAAATCAAAAGCTTCTCACAATCCTCAGAATGTAAATGGCGAAGAAGATGGTGGAAATGAAGAAAATGTGGCTGACTGTGAGGAAACTAAAGAGAGAACACCAAGTGCTATGTCAATTAAATCATTAAAGTCCGATTTGTCTTTGAGGTCAATGAAATCAAAAGTTTCGGAACAGACAGCTGAAACACATACTGAAGAGGTAGATCAATCAGAGAGGACTTTAAGTGTTTTGTCAGTAAAGTCAAATGCTTCTACAAGAACCAAGTCCAACATATCTGAAATTACCCCTAGTGAAAGGACTGCACAAGATGAAGAAAATGAAGTAAGAGTGTGTAGTGCGATGTCAACCAAATCagcaaaatcaaataattcaaCAAAATTTAACAAATTAATAGCTTCTGAAATTCCTACAATAGAAGGTTCAGACACTCTTTATGAAGGAAATGCTCAAGAGAAATCTAAGAGAGCTCCAAGTGCCATGTCAGCAAAGTCAAATATGTCAGTAAGATCAAAGAAATCAAAAGTATCTGATGTTCCTGCTGACGTAAATACCAgtgaaaaagaagagagaacaCTTAGCCCTGTGTCTGCAAAATCCAATCGATCTGAAATGTTAAGGACATCTGAAATCCCTGCTCTGACAGTTGAGGAAAGTGAAGACAGAGCACCTACAACCATGTCATCAAGGTCTAAGGTTTCATCACATAAGTCAACAGCATCTGgggctaaaaaaaagaaaagtgaaggTCAGCCAAAAAGTTCTTTATTTGTCAAGTCAAATCAGTCTGTGAAATCTCGGAAATCCAAAGTAACTGATATTTTAACAGATGAATGTGTGGAAAATAAAGAGGAATCCATTCACGTTCCTGCTGAGGAGAAGACCAGTGTTTCTCCAATAACTGCAGGGGAAGTTGTGAATTGTGTCTCAGAAACCTGCCAGAGTGCACAACAACCAAAAGAAAATAAACGCCATGTGATTTGTCATGCAGAGTCGAATGAAAGTGATTTATCACAAACTCTGTCCAGCTCAGATATTGTCAAAGAGATTGAGATTTCATCTGTGGGAGAATCAAAATCCAGTGTGTCTAAGAGGATAACAAATGGTCCACTGAAAACTAGGAGTGTTAAGGataacaaaagtgacaaaagcagTAAATGCAGATACAAGAACACAAATGCTGATGACTTTAAGCTGGTTCCATCCAGCCTTCCAAATGCATCCCCTACTGAGGTTGTGAATGAATGGCTGAATTCAATACCAGCAGATGGTGATATGTATGGCATGGAGGAATTTAATGAAAACTGTGATGGACAAAAACAAGTCCACACAACAGAGGAAATGACCAGAATCGAGGATACTGGAAATGATGACTCTGCAGTTGAGAATACAAAAGACACAAATGAAGGAGTTATGGTGAACAGTTTCCCTAATGATGACATCCAAACAAGCACAGAGGCACCAAATGCTGATAATAGTCCTACCTGTACTCAGAGAGATGATGCCGCAAAAATATTTAATTCCTCCGTACAGGTGATGAAagtacttttaaatccaaagcTCGACAGATCTAACAGTTTACCAGAAATTTCCCCAGTGTATGGACGTAAACTAAGCACTTCAGCTAGAGGTCTTTTGGATTGCCTTGTGAAGTTGCAGTTAATAGACAATAATCCtaaaaatgcaaatgaaaaGGATGCAAGATACCAAGAGCTAATGAACATTCTTCAATCTCTTTGGCTTTGCGATCCTCCAGAAAATGAACATGTGTTTAAGAAGGGTGATCACCATTCTGTGGACGATGAATTCATTCATACTTCATCCTCTGGTGTGGATGTCAACAGTGGCTCCACGGGCTCTGGGAACAGTAGTGATGGTGTGAATGGTAATGTGTCTCATGCACATACAAGTGCAGAAACGTTAAGGAAAATACCAGAAGTCTGTGAAGGTGAAGCAGATGCTGAAGCAGAAGCTAAATTGACATCTGAGAGAGAAGTAGAAGCAATGTATGAGGAAAAACAAAAGGAAGATGATCCAGATCCAGATGACACAATTACAGGCAATGATAGTCCAAGAGAACTTCCTACAACACCACCCTCCTCAAACAAGAGTTCAAACaagagttcagaaaatgacaacaaaataaTTTCTCAAGATCCTGATCCTGTTTGGGTCTTAAACTTATTAACTAAAATAGAAAAGCAGTTCATGACGCATTATATCAATGCAATGAGAGAGTTCAAAGTCAGATGGAAGTTGGATAATAATGAGCAGCTTGATATGATGATAGGTGAACTTAAAACTGAGATCCACAAAAGAATCCAAACAAGTATAAACAGGGAACTGAGGCACATTCAATGTAAGGCGGGCCCACCACGACCTCCTAAAGAAGCGATGTCCCGTGCTTCAACCACGCAAACAGAAGAGAGACGACAGAGGCTGAAGATTATGCTCAAACAATCAATTGATCACCaagcagaaaaaagtgattattcAGCAACAGAAACCTCCTACAGTGACCAGCGCAGTGAAAACGACGACGAATTCTGTCCATGTGAAACATGCATTCAGAAAAAAATTACATATAGGCCGCCACTTCCTGCAGAAGTTATGAATACTGCACCTGTTGTCATGGACTTTGACCTGAAGAGGATTCTGTTGATGAAGAACAGTGGTCCTTGCAATACACAGACAGTCACCTGTACATCTCACTCTGAAAATAACACTGAAACAAAAGTGGCAGAAACACTTGTAGAAAGAGTTATTTTCAAAGCTGTAAGAGAAATGGAAGGGGATGACGTACACCATGATGCTGAAGATGACTTTGCAGTTGTAGAAGATGATGTGTGTCAAGATGCAGGTCAAGATGACGAGTCTGAAAACAATGAAGCAGAAGATGTACATACCGTATTGGCTGAACAGACTGTTGCTGAAGAAACAGTTAATGTCTTTTCTGTAGATAACAATGAGGAAATAAGCAAAACAGAAGATGAAATGACAGATAATGAGAGTGGAGACATAGGCATGGTTGAGGATGAATCCATTGCAGAGGATGCATGCACAGCTGAACTGATGAATGCAGAGGAGGACGATGTCACAGTCACAGCTGAGGAATTGTCAAAGGAACCAGCTGAAGAAGCAGAAACTGAAGATGAGATTGATGTAGAAAGAGAGATTGCTGTGTATGAGTTGAAGGAAGAGACTGCTGAAGCCACCACCGCTCAAGATGAAAATGCAGGAGAAGAGGATGATGTGGCAGCCACAACTGAAGATGAATCTGACAAAGACGACGCTGTGGAAGAAGGGACAGTGGATGAGGAGGAGATTGCTGCCACGAGTGCAGATGAGTCTGCAGATGAGAACGATGCCACAGCTGATGAATCATCAAAAGAACCAGCTGAAGTACCAACAACTGAAGATGAGATGGCTGTAGAGGAAGAGACTGCTGTCACAGACAAAGATGAATCAAAGGATGAAATTGCTGAAGAGGAAATTGAAACAGAGGAG ACTGCTGTGGCACCCACAACTGAAAATGAATCTGACAATGAGGAAGCTGTGGAGGAAGAGTCAAAGGAAGAGCTTGCAGAAGCCACTAAAGCTGAAGAAAATACTGCAGAAGAGTCTGATGTGGCAGTCACGACTGAAGATGAATGTGACGAGGATGAGGCTGCCATGAACGATAGAGAGGAAACTGCAGATAATGATCAAGCAACATCGGCTGAAGATGAAATCGCAGTGGAAAAAGATGATGTCACAAGTGAAGGTGAAGCTGAAGATAACAATGTAGCAGAACAGGCAGATGTTGAAGCTACAACTGATCATGAATCTGACAAAGATGCAGCTGTGGAAGCCACCAATGCAGATGAGTCTGAGTCAGAGGTAAAGGACAGAGCTGACAAAGCAACAAGTGAAGATGAGATTgctgaagagaaagaaaatgccGTCACAAGTGAAGATGAaatgaaagaagaagaagaagaagaagaagaagaagaagaagaagacgaagaCGAAGACgaagaaaaagaagcagaagCTGGTGATGCCACAACAGCTGATGAGGAAAACGCAGAAGATGTGGCAGACACAACTGAACATGAATCTGACAAAGATGCAGCTGTGGAAGCCACCAGTGCAGATGAGTCTGAGTCAGAGGTAAAGGAAACAGCTAACAAAGCAACAAGTGAAGATGAAATGGAGGAAGAAGCTGGCGATGCCACGACAGCTGATGAGGAAAATGCAGCAGACACAACTGAACATGAATCTGAAAAAGAGGCTGTTACCACAGATGAGGATGACACCAAAGAGGAGGCTGCTGAGCTAGACACAgccacagaaaaagaaaattcaGGTGAAGAGGAAATCATTAAAGCTGATAATGAATCAAAAGAAGAGGAGGTGGAAGAAAACACAGAACTTGTGGAAAAGGATGATAATGTAGAAgctgaatctgaatctgcaatagAAGTAAGCTCCAAAGCTGTGACTGAAAATGAATCAGAGGAAGAGAGCGATGAATCAGCCACAGATGAAAATGAATCAGTAAACAACGCAACAACAGACGCAAATGAGACCGCAGGAGAAGAGGATACTTCACAAGTTATAAATGATGAATCAGGAGAAACGCATTCAGAAACCAAGGCTGAGAATGAGACTGTCGATGAAAGTGCAGGAgaagatgaaaatgcagaagagGATAAAGTGGCTACAGATGAAAATGGGACTTTGAGTGAGGCAGAACGTATCGAAGTCACATCAGCTGAAACAAAATCATCTGCAGAAGGCAGTGCCGCTGAAGATTCTGTTcatgaagaagaaaaagttGAGGAAGACGATAATGAATCTCACAATAAGGAACTAGAAGAAGGTGAAACAACTGGCGAGGAATCAGAACAGGCTGAAAATGAAA ATTGCACAGGGGCCGAAACAACAGGAGATGAGATTGAAGAACGTGAAACAGCAGAAGAAGAATCGGGAGAGGCTGAAATGGCAGGGAATGAGATAACTGAAAGTGGCGCTGGCGAAGAATGTGGAGCAGATGGTGTATCTGCaggagaggaggatggagaggCCCAAACAGGAAGGGAAGAATGCACCGATAACACAGAAGATGAATCTGAAGATAACACACAGCAACTTGCAGACGGAGAAGAAAAAGGTGACATGACTGAAGAGCATCAAGAAGATGCTATAACTGAGACAAATGATGAAACAGAAGGCCCTGATGATGTGGTGGAGCTGAAGCCAGATGAGGAGGAAATATTGGAAAACAACGACGAAAACAAACTAATAATGGAAGATGTAgatgataataatgatgaaCAAGGAACAAATTTAACACAATGTGAATGTATTAACATCCCAAATGAAAGCCATGATAATGACGAAGATGTCGAAGCCTCcgaaagagaggaggaaactGAGACAGCCAATGAAGGAAACCAGGGAGATTCAGCTGACGGAGAAGATGAAGCAGAAGAATATTCAGACGAACCAGAGGAAGAAACTGATTATGGAGAGAAAGATTTTGTTCCAAGCAAAACAGATAATCAAGAGGCAGCTAAAAGAGCAGCTGCAAAAACGACATTAATCCCACTTGATACTTTGATCCAAGTGAATGCAGAATCTGAGGATGGCACTTATGCTGATGTTGAAGATTCTGAGACTGACACAAACAGCCAAGAAGAAGTAACAAGCCTTGAGTTAAAGgcattgaaaaatatttcatCCTAA